The sequence TGCGCGGTAAGGGTGACACTGGTGCCCGGATCCACTGTCTGCGCGGCAATGTCACTGACAATCGGCGCGTCATTCACTGCGGTGATAGAGAGTGACACGCTGGTGCTGGCAGATAACGCTCCGTTCTCGTCGGCAACCTGATATTCAAGCACATCGGTGCGTTGAAATTCGCAACTGGGGTGTACTGAATATTCCCGTCGACCACTGAGGCGTCACCCTGTTGGGGCGGGGTGACGATGGCAAGGGTCGAGCTATCGAGCGCCGGCATGGGTATTTTTATCAGGCGGCTGGCCTGCGTTACCTGCTTTGCAGCCCAAAGCTCAGCGCTGACTACCACATCACGGGGGGCATTATCGTTGTTCAGTACGTCAATCACCCTCACCTCGTCTTCGTCCAACGTAACAGCGTCTGGTTGGGTGTTGATACCGGCGTCTTCGAGGGCAATCTTATAATCAATATCTGCCATGCCTGTAGGCTGGGTGGTTAATGCGAGTGAGAAAGGGGTGCCGCTGATCGGTATCGGCAAGGATGTTTCAGTGACCGCATTAAGGTAGTTGACCCCCAGCGTTGCATCACTGTTCTCAGCACCAATGGTGGCATTAATGGGATCCACAACATGGAGGTAATTAAACAGGACTTCATCGCTGTTTTGTTTTATCACCACCTGAAAGGTATAGGGCTCCCGGCCTTCTTCGTCATAACCGAAGGGCGCAACCTGATTCCATTCTACCACCAGATAGCGTTCGCCCTGCCAGTCAACAGTATCAATATACAGGGCACCTTCTCCGTTATCAGAGGGGTCATTGGGGTCGCGCAGATCATAATCGGCCATAACGGCGCAATCACATTATTAAGGTTGTCTTCGCTGGGAAATTCCACCACCCGGTTGGCATCAAAGGGCCCCAGTTCTATCTGGCCTGCCACAATAAAGCCGTTACTGGATACGGTAACACCCGGGTACTGCTCGCCATGATAAGTAAAGGGGAAGTCCACCCGGGTTGAAAAACGCGTGCATCCGTCCTGGCAAAGTACCGGCTGCACGCCTGTGGATTTTAAGGTGGGGGCATTCCAGGGCGTGGTTGCCTGCAGCGACATGCTGCCGGCACTGAGCGCCCCTTGCCAGTGCAGTTTACCCTCATCGCCGATGGCCAGCTGATAAGTCTGACCATTGGACACCTCAGCCTGAATGCTGCCGGGTATGATGGTGGCAAAATCCGGCACGCTGATACTCAGCGACGGGTCCTGTACAAAATCAATGTTTCTGACCCGGGTTGTGGCACTTAGATCGCCACTTTGTGCCACTGACAGGTTAGAACTTAAGGCCCGGGTGTCACTGTTATCATTGGCAAAAACTGCAATGGGAAGCTGCTGAGTAGGGCTGTTGCCCTGGCGAAATCCGACCCTTCCGAACACCCACTTGCCGTTTTCCACATCCGATGTGTCGATGCTGAAGGCCAGATTGGCAGCGGCACCCGGCGTATTCGCCCCGGTCAGTGCCAGGCTTTGCTGTTGCAGGGTTAAGCTGGCCTGAGGGTCATCCAGCTGAATATCCACCGTCCAGTTTTGTGCGATGTCGCTGACGTTAGTGACCACATTGGTAAAGCTGCAGGATCCTACACAAGCGCCGTGGGCATAAGAGCCTGAGTCAAAGGTGAGTGCTGCGTTCATCGCAGCCGGAATATCAAGCATGCCAGCGCCTTGCTCAAAGGGTGAAGCGGCTTTTTGATTGACTTTAACCTCTGCCTTGGCGGTGGATATCAGCGCGGTTTTGATTTGTTTGCTGCTCCAGTCAGGGTGGGCCTGTCGCATCAGTGCCGCTGCGCCCGCCACCATGGGAGACGACATGCTGGTGCCGCTAATCAGTGCGAATGCGGGGGCATCATCCTGAAGGGAGGGCGAAGGCAGCGAACCCATAGGAAAGCCAACATCAGGCTCCGGCGCCGCAGCAGAGAGAATATCTGTGCCCGGCGCGGTGATATCCGGCTTAAGCACATTGGGGTTAAGGTTGGGGCCAACGGAACTGCTCGGGTTTAACTGGTTATACAGGGCCTGATTAAGCAGTGCCTCACGGGTGCCCGAAATCAGTATCTGGTTGTTCTGAGTGAGGGCTTTTTGCCTTAGCATGCGCCCGTCTGCGCGGGTCAGCCCCAGCAGCGGCAGAGAAAATTCACCAGAGAACTGATTAAAGGGTCTCAGCGTTTCAAAGTCAGACACATTGTCCTGATACACCAGCACGGCGCTGCCGCCGGCCTCTGCGACATTGCTGACAATAGTGTCCAGCGGGCAGGCGTTAGTGTAATCCACCAGTACCGCCATACCCGATAATGTTTCTTCGCCTGCTGCTGAACAGCCGTCTGCGGGTTCGCCACTGCCGTTAGTCATCAGGCTCAGGGGCAACTGCATATCGTCAAATGACAGCAGGGTGTCACCGGAGTATGCCGGAAACTCGGTATCGTCAATCTTCAGCTTATGGCCGAATATTCTGCCAACGGTGCTGTTCGCCACGGTAATGCCGGACTCAATACAACCGGGGCAATTGATCGCATTATCGCTCAAAGAGCCATTGTTACCGGCGGAATTGACGATCACTACACCCATTTGTTCCGCCGTGCTGAACACTTGTGTATAAACCGATTCTTCCGGGCTTTCGTCCTGAATCGAACCCCAGGAGTTATTAATGACATCAGCGCCGTCTTTTACCGCATGCTCCAGCGCTGCAAGCAACATGGCATCTGAGCCGGTAACGATACCGCCATTATCAAACAGCGCTTTGTAGACCATCAGATACGCGCCGGGCGCAACACCTGACAGGTTTACATCAACCCCTTCGAATGTCACCTCAATCGGGTTGCCTGCGGCGATACCGGCCACATGGGTGCCATGCCGGTTGGTATCCAGGGGGGACACATCGGTAGCAGAATCGAACGCAAAGTTGTCATCTTCGGGCTTAAAGACCCTGGCGATGATCACCTTGTTATTGCAAAAATCCGGGTCGCCACCTTCCATACGGCAATAATCGGGGTTCTGACTCAGCCAGCTATTGCCGGACAGATCCGGGGCTTCAAACCCCGTATCATCAAACATCGGATTGCCAGGCTGGATGCCCGAATCAATAATGGCGATTTTAATGCCCTTGCCGGCTTCATGTTGACCACCCAACTGTGACCAGGCTTCGATGCTTTTGATCGCCTGATGGCTGGTATCCAGATGGGCATAGCGCATTTTAACCGGATACACTCGCTTAACGCCGGGCAGCGCCAATACCCTGTCCAGTTCGCTTTCATCGAGTGACACTTCCAACCCGTTAAGCAAGGTATCAAAGCGACGTTTGACAGAAATCGTTGGGATGTGCTGTGTGATTTGCTCTGTAAACGCCCTCTGTTGCTGCTGCACCATACTGCGATAGTGCTTTTGCGCCTTGCCGGCGGCCATGTTGTGTTTTGTAGTCTGTGCAACGGCAGCCGGTGGTTCAAGCTCGACAATATAGCGGCCCTGAATCACCTTTGCGCTGGCCCTGGCCATATCCATAAAGGCAAAACACATCAATAACGCGACACAAAAATAGGCTGACAACCGCACGGCAACCTTAGCCATGTTCTTCTCCCTTTGAGGTGACAGACGCAAAATTAATCAGATACTAATCAGAATTGCTGCACAAAAACTATACACTTGGTGAACAAGTGCTACAGGGTGTAACCGGCACAAAAGATTGGCTGGCGGAGCTGAATGTTTGTTGAAGTTATTGCTTTTATACCGGGGAGTTGGAAGAGTAATAAGGTCTTATACTGAGAAGCCCGTCAGTGCGTGAAGCGAACCCTGTGCACGGTGCAAGACCCGACCCCGCGCCCCTCCGATTTAATGAGCTACAACAAACCAGTTTAGAGATTATCTGGATATTCTAGATAAGCGACTTTGAAGGCCTCAAACTCTGATAGGTGAAGTGATATATTTAGCTTGAAAGTTGGAGGGACAGACTCTGAAAAGAAGTAATCTTGCAACAAGTCAATTCCTACTTGCAGTATGTGTTTTGCCCTATGTCTAGGGCATCCTAAGTCTCTGAGCTGAACTATTTCAGCTGTAAGAAGTTTCAGATTCGCATCCAGTCTTCCAGTAATATCAGTGAATGGTCTTCGATGTTGTATATAGGCCTGACTTACATCAGCTCTAGCTGTCCAGTAACCATTGCTTAAGGCCTCTCTTAGCAACTCTTCATTGGCAAATATTTCATATACGGAAAACATCTTCTTTTCGTGTTGACTATTCTTCCCAACATCTTCTAAGCTAATTTTACTATCAAGAATATCTTTAAATGTATTAGAGGAAACTAATACGTCGGACTCACCCTTATCAAAGGTCTCAAGTATATGCTCCCAGTGTTTCATATTTACTGAGGACAAATGCACCCTTCTTGTTAGCTCAAGCTCTTCAACAACCTTACTTAATTCAACCCGCTGCAGTGCTAGAGATCCAACAAGCAAAACGATGGTCAAAAAGGACAGGATAGGATTGAGTATTCCGCCAAAGTAATCGCCAAACTGAGCAAATCTTTCGTGATTCTCTGACAGCTCTTGAAATGTCAGACTGTACATTAATACAACCAGAAATATAGCCACCCCAGCTAGCGTTACTATTGCTCCGAGCACAATAAAAAACATCGGCAGTTTGTTCTTTTTGCTCGTATGCATATTCTCATAACGTCCATTTGTAAATCAGGTCAGCGACGATGCTACAACGATCCTTACTTTATCGTCCACTTTCCTCGCCTCTTCCAGAGATTTTCGCCATTTGCAGTAGAAATAACCAGTTTTTGAGCTTTTCACTAAATAGTAATAGTGGACGTATTCTTTAGTACTTCGATACGTCCACACACACCGCACAGCCATGGGCTGTATGAAAGTTAATTTGGAGAAGCATATGAAAACACAACACGTTACAGATGATTTTGAGTGTGTCCTTGAGGCGATTTTTAACAACTATATAGACCCAGGCCCTGCCATCAAAAAGCGCAGTAATGGCGCCATTTTTTTAGACATCACTGACACGAACATACTAGGGGAGCAGACCAAATTCCGCCTGGAGCAGGAGACAGCCAATTCTGGCAAGGTGAGAATGTCATCGGTGTATGAGGGTGACCCAAGGATCTCTTACGAACTGAGTATTGATAACACCGGAAGAATCACTCCAATATCTGGAGACTGGGCAGGACTTCTCGCAAGACTACAAATATATAATAGTTAACTACACAGTCGGACAAACGGATACAAATGGGTGTTTGCAAAGAAATTTAAAAACGTAGAACGGGAGTTGGATCCGTATCTGCAGCTCTGTGCGAGGGATAAGGCGGTACGCCTCGTCCTACTCGCTATTGGGGAGGTTTGGAGATGGGTTCATTACTGGTTCTGCTTTAATCAGCTGCAGTCGGTGCCGCAGGCGGCGTCCGTTTTGCCCAGACGGCTCAGGTCCGGTTGGCAATCGCCGGCGCAACATTCTTCGTAAAGAAAGGCCAGCAGGCTTTCCATTTGCTCGAAGGCCACTTTGCAATAAAGGGTACGGCCCTCCCGGGACTGGCTCATCAGCCCAACCTTCATCAGCTTGGCCAGGTGATGGGACAAGGTGGAGGCGGGGATATCCAGCTTATGCTGAATATCACCCACGCTCAGGCCGTTATGGCCGGCCCGCACCAGCAAACGAAAAATACCCAGCCGGGTCGGGTGACCCAGCTCGGCCAGTTGGTTGGCGGCATATTCCAGTTGCATGGTAAACCCTCGGTAAATTTTCAATCATTCTATATTTCTGGAAGTGTATTGACAATTCCACACATATCGAAATATTATAATTCGACAAATGTGGAAATAAATGTGGGCAGTAGGTGCCGGTTCGGCAAAGGTTTAATCATTAATTCGATAATACTGGAAGGGTGGTTTATGGCGATGTTTTATGAAGCAGTAAGGTTCTTTGTCACAACACTGGCGGAATTGCTGGTGCTGTTTGTTCTGATCAGCATGTTGGTCATCTGGCTGCAGCACAAGCTGCCAAGGGCCCGGGTCCAGGCGCTGTTGTCAGGCGGTAGTGGCTATTTCAGCGCGGCGGCAATGGGTGCCATCACGCCGTTCTGCAGTTGTTCCACCTTGCCGATGATGGTGGGCCTGCTGCGTTCAAAGGCCGCTTTCGGGCCGGTTATGACATTCCTCTTTACCTCTCCTTTGCTGAATCCGGTGTTGATGGTTCTGCTCTGGAGCCTGTTCAGCTTGCCGCTGATGCTGCTGTATATGAGCATGGTACTGCTGGTAGCCGTCAGCAGCGGCCTGCTTTTGCAGTACTTTGGCTTTGAACGCTTTGTGGTGTTGCCACAAGAAGCGGTGGGCTCTGTGGCCACCAGTCAGGTTAAGGGCGCTCCTTCGCTGGTGGGCCTGTTTAAACAGGCGGTTCGGGAGACGCGCAGTTTCCTGCCTTACCTGTTGCTGGGGGTACTGGCCGGTTCGCTGATCCACGGTTATGTGCCAGCCAGTCTGCTGGCCAGTGTTTCCAGCAACGGGCAATGGTGGTTGATCCCGCTCGCCGCGGCTGGTGGCATCCTGTTGTATATCCGCGCCAGCACTATGCTGCCGCTGGCTGCCAGCCTGGTGGCCAAAGGCGTGAGCCTGGGGCCGGTAATGGCGCTGACTATTGGCGGTGCCGGAGCCAGTCTGCCGGAAATGATCATGCTTAAACGCATCTTCCACTGGCCACTGATGCTGGCCTTTATCCTGGTGGTGCTGGGTATGGCCTGTGTGACCGGCTTCGGTATTCAGTTTCTGCTGGAGGGCCAGTCATGATAAATCATTTGCAAAGGGTCAATCCTGACTGGGATCAGGCAATGATAAAAGAGCGTGTTGGTATGCTCGACAGGGCCGGAAATTTTGCCCCGCTGCCGGTGAGTCTCAGCCCCTGGCGGCTCACTGCCAGTCAGTGGCAACAGGCTCAGGATAACAGTCGGTTACTGGGCAGACTGCTGAGCAGCATCAGCAACCAAGGCAACTGGCTGCTGGAAAACCTCAACCCACTGATCTCCGGCAACAGCCTGACCGGCATTCTGGCTAAACAGTTGTTGCAGCTGGATCCCGCACAGATCCGGGCGGTGGGCCTGCCGCTTATGCGCCATGATATGCTGCTGGATACCGCTGATAAGTGGCGCTGGGTGGAAAGTAACAGCATTGCCGCCGGCATGGGGCCGTTAAGCGATAACTGGCAACAACTGCTCAAACAGCAACAGGCCCTCTGTTGTCAGGCGGATAATCCAGCCATTGTTCGCCAGTCGGCACTGCTTGCCGGTGCAGCCGTGGTCATGCGTCGTCGTTTCGATAATCAGGCACCCTTATTGCTGTTTGTGGTGGAGCAGCAGGAAGATAATCTGTTTGATCAGCAAATACTGGCTGAAGCTATCGAGATCCGTGGCGTAAGGGTGGCCCGGGTCTCATTGGCACAGCTGGCCGGGTTGCCGACGCGTGGCAGACGACTCTATTGGCCTGGCGACAAGCCGGGGGCGGGTTCAGCGGTGGATCTTGTGTATTTTCGTACCGGTTACAATCGCCAGGATTACCAAAACGCAGAGCAACTGGCCCTTCGCGCCACCCTGGAAACCCTGGATCTGGTGCTCTGCCCTAATATCGCCCTGCAACTGGCGGGCAGCAAGTGGGTGCAGGCAAGGATATATGAAACCCTGCAGGATCCCTGGACCGGAGCGCAATTTCAGCGAAACCTGAGCCTGAGTCTGGCTGATATGGCCGGATTGCATACTTTGCTGGTTCCGGCG comes from Lacimicrobium alkaliphilum and encodes:
- a CDS encoding S8 family serine peptidase — translated: MAKVAVRLSAYFCVALLMCFAFMDMARASAKVIQGRYIVELEPPAAVAQTTKHNMAAGKAQKHYRSMVQQQQRAFTEQITQHIPTISVKRRFDTLLNGLEVSLDESELDRVLALPGVKRVYPVKMRYAHLDTSHQAIKSIEAWSQLGGQHEAGKGIKIAIIDSGIQPGNPMFDDTGFEAPDLSGNSWLSQNPDYCRMEGGDPDFCNNKVIIARVFKPEDDNFAFDSATDVSPLDTNRHGTHVAGIAAGNPIEVTFEGVDVNLSGVAPGAYLMVYKALFDNGGIVTGSDAMLLAALEHAVKDGADVINNSWGSIQDESPEESVYTQVFSTAEQMGVVIVNSAGNNGSLSDNAINCPGCIESGITVANSTVGRIFGHKLKIDDTEFPAYSGDTLLSFDDMQLPLSLMTNGSGEPADGCSAAGEETLSGMAVLVDYTNACPLDTIVSNVAEAGGSAVLVYQDNVSDFETLRPFNQFSGEFSLPLLGLTRADGRMLRQKALTQNNQILISGTREALLNQALYNQLNPSSSVGPNLNPNVLKPDITAPGTDILSAAAPEPDVGFPMGSLPSPSLQDDAPAFALISGTSMSSPMVAGAAALMRQAHPDWSSKQIKTALISTAKAEVKVNQKAASPFEQGAGMLDIPAAMNAALTFDSGSYAHGACVGSCSFTNVVTNVSDIAQNWTVDIQLDDPQASLTLQQQSLALTGANTPGAAANLAFSIDTSDVENGKWVFGRVGFRQGNSPTQQLPIAVFANDNSDTRALSSNLSVAQSGDLSATTRVRNIDFVQDPSLSISVPDFATIIPGSIQAEVSNGQTYQLAIGDEGKLHWQGALSAGSMSLQATTPWNAPTLKSTGVQPVLCQDGCTRFSTRVDFPFTYHGEQYPGVTVSSNGFIVAGQIELGPFDANRVVEFPSEDNLNNVIAPLWPIMICATPMTPLITEKVPCILILLTGRANAIWW
- a CDS encoding ArsR/SmtB family transcription factor, with the translated sequence MQLEYAANQLAELGHPTRLGIFRLLVRAGHNGLSVGDIQHKLDIPASTLSHHLAKLMKVGLMSQSREGRTLYCKVAFEQMESLLAFLYEECCAGDCQPDLSRLGKTDAACGTDCS
- a CDS encoding permease — protein: MAMFYEAVRFFVTTLAELLVLFVLISMLVIWLQHKLPRARVQALLSGGSGYFSAAAMGAITPFCSCSTLPMMVGLLRSKAAFGPVMTFLFTSPLLNPVLMVLLWSLFSLPLMLLYMSMVLLVAVSSGLLLQYFGFERFVVLPQEAVGSVATSQVKGAPSLVGLFKQAVRETRSFLPYLLLGVLAGSLIHGYVPASLLASVSSNGQWWLIPLAAAGGILLYIRASTMLPLAASLVAKGVSLGPVMALTIGGAGASLPEMIMLKRIFHWPLMLAFILVVLGMACVTGFGIQFLLEGQS